The genome window GCGAATGGCCTTCGCATCATCTTGCGATGCAGAGCCCTTAGTTCTCCCCCTCCAAGACGTCCAGGTCCTTCCAGATGTCTCCGACACTTTCATGAAAGGCATTCCAGCCGAAATTGGAACACCGCCTCAGAATATCGTTCTTTTACCTTGGACGTATGTCACCGATTCAATCAACACTATCTATGACTAACAGGGACAGCGACTTGAACAATACCTGGATATACACCGATCCATTCTGCAAGGACTCAGGTATTCCAAATGACGAATCATGCCAAGTTCGAAGAGGTGGAATATTTAACGAAGAAAAGTCCACGAGTTTCACAGGAGCGAGGGACATCGTCAAAGCAGGCGGTGTACCAAACGAGACATTCTTCAAAGGCGGCCAATACGGAGTTCGCAACCTCGTCAAAAGCGCCAGGGGCGCAATCGACAAGTTCACCCTCGAAGGTTCAGCTGAACTCGACAAATTTGCCTTTGGTATACCAACGAGTAAATGGGACGATACATACAGTACTCTGAGTCCCCTCGGCTTAGGCCGTAATTCAACATATCTCAACGCCTTACGTAAAGCTGGAAAGATTGGTTCACGAGTATGGTCCATATTCTGGGGACGCATGTGGATCAAAGAACCTCTTGATGGATCTTTAGTACTCGGTGGttatgatgagaagaaagtcATTGGTAAAAATTACACTGCGCCGCTTGTATATGGAGATTTCGATGGCTCGGATGGGTGCTGGACTGGTATGAAGGTGACTTTGACTGATGTCCAGATCAATTATCTCGGTGGAACGAATGTTAGTATCTTTCCGAAGGGGACGACGTTGCAGTGTTGTATCGATCCGGCGAATCATTTGCTGCTCGAGGCACCGACGCCGTATATACGGAATTTTGAGTCTATCAGTGGTTTGAAGACGAATTACTCATCGAGTGGACTGCACTGGAATGCCCTTCAGACAGGCCTCGACAAGCAGTATGCCCACCCTTCGTTTCCATTTCGACTTAATCACTGACAGTAGTAGGTTCTTGGCCGACCTGACCTTTCATCTCGACTCCGGTCTCAAGATCCGCGTCCCAAACAACCAATACATGATCCCCTCCGTGGACATCGCCTCCAACGGCTCACGAGTCAGCAATACATCCAAACGCGACATTCTCATAACAGATATCGACGACGGACCACCAATTCTTGGGAGGTATTTCCTCACAGCGGCGTATCTCATGGTCAATCACGATGCTGGGACTTTCACGCTCTGGCAGGCGAATGCCACTCGGGAAAGAAGCCTCGTGAGAGTATTCGATGAGGAGACGGGGAAGAAGTGTGAGAATACTACGGGCGTTATACAACCCTCTGCGTCTTACACGGGCGCTGCTTCTGAGAGTTCGAGACCAGATAGAGGGATTGGTTCGAATTCGGGTTCACTCTCTGGTGCGGTCATTGGTGGCGCTGTTGTTGGTGCTGTAGCTGGGGCGGCGTTGATAGGGCTGGGAATTACTTACTTCTTGATCAAACGGAAACGAAAAGCTGGTAAGTAAATTGCAGAGTTTCATGCTGTTGTGATGATACTAAATGAGCTTGCCAGATACATACTACTTTTACCCTGCGCATGAGGAGCTGCAAAGAGCGGATATATACGAGATGGACGGGAACCCAAGAGTCGACGACGAGTCCTACATGAAAGCTGGAATACGAtagaagttggagaagagtgTATGCCGTATCTGAGGTATTGGAAAGTAAGATAAAGGAGAATTGGTTGCAACGGGATCTATGTTTCCTAATTTGCTTCAAGTGCCATGCATTGGGAGCCACCAGCGGGTTTAATAATGTTTGTATGAAATAGTAGATCGTAATGAATATGAAAGTAAAGCTGGTGTATAAATATCATAACGAGAGACGGTACGCGCTTCGCTGCATTTGTGTAAAGTCAGCCTAGGATCCCTGTGATCTAGGCTCGAGGTTTTATGTTTCTTTACCTTCGAGGCCTAAATTTCGTGTTATTATATCCAATCTCCACGATTTGCACACGGCTACCTAAGATTCAAACTTCCAAACAGTAAAGAACACATATCCGGTGTCTAAACAGCTGACGCAGCCTCAGATAGCACGCTGAGCAAGCTTACTGCAGCGCTTCCAATTCCAACTACACCACCTCGACCACCCTTATCATAGGCCCTTACGCTGTGCTGAAGCCCACCCCAGTCATTCCTTTCCCTGTGAGGGTTACGTCTTAGGCGTATTCCAACCCCATTATATTGCCTTGCGTTTAACGTCTCTTGTTCACTCCCGGGCTGTTCTTGCTTTTTTCCGACACTCCGTGAAGGATATCTTTCCTCTCTGCCCGCAGTGACGTCGTTATCAAGAGCTTTGCTGGGCCTCTTGAAAAGAAATTCAGCAAGTGAACTACCCACATTGTCGCCATCAACTGAAGGGATGAAGGATACCTCGTCGTCATTGGCGACTGGGGATACAAGTCGAGCCTGTCCGGAAGTACTTCTGGCTCGGCGATACGGAGGGGGAGGACGAGAAGTTATCGTCACTTCGCTATCACGAACTAGCTTTGCCACTTTTTCTCTGGACAAAACACCAAGGATGGCGACGTAATCTGGTCTTGCTTCGTAGCGTACGCCTGCTCGTTGTAGGACCTCCACGCTGACAAGTTTGCGTGATATTTTCGTCCAATGCGCAGCATCAGGAATTGCTCTACCGTCTTGATCTGGAGCCACAAGTCGAGAGTTTGGGGCAAAGCCGGCTTGACCATTATCGCCTCTGTATGTGGACTGAGATGAGACATGACGAGATAAGTCCTCAGTCACGCGAGAGATTTCTGTGTACCAATCCTGTGATGCAATGGGCTGTTGCAGAGGTCCTGCTTCCCTTGGTGAAAGTAAAGGCTGGATCTGCTGCATTGCTGAACCCTCTCTGTCCAGAGCAATTATGTCCTCTGTCGTAATAAGCTCCCATTGTATTTTTACGTCATCAAGCTTATGTTTAATATCTGGTTTCCGTTGCTCATTGGGTACAATCTTTAAAGGTGGCTCGGATGGTATATGAGTACGAGGGAGTGTGCTTGTCATGGTATTGGCAACATGTCTGAGTTCGTTGATATACACCACGAGGACATCCTGTTCCATGTCAGCATTAATTCACGGCCTTGAATACTGTATATAACTGACTTTGCTTTTACTCAAGACCTGAGATGAAAACCCCTCTTTCTCAAGAAGTTCCTGGAAATGCCTCCATAAGTCATCGTCTTCTCCCGAGAAGGACCCAGCATCCCAGTTTGCGAAGAGCTGAGCAGCAATTTGGTCGACCTTGTCCTTGATATATTCGAGGTCAGACTCGCGTCCATAGTGTATCTGAGGCTTTTGTAACTGGACTGAGTCAAGCAACAGCTCAATGGCCATCCTTTTGCCGGCTAAGATAGGCTCTATGGGTTTCAGTTCACTGCTCACGGACGCATCTTCGCCTTCGAACCTTATTTCTTCGTCATTATACGTATCAATTAGAGAACTGACTCGCTTCATGGCGAAATCCCAATCCTCAATGAGTGAGTGAAGGTGGCTGTAATAATATTCTTCGAGATGCACAGGAATGTCTTCCTGGGCGACGTCATCTCGAAACCGCCTGAGGGCCAGTTCAAGTTTGTACAGCTTA of Fusarium oxysporum Fo47 chromosome I, complete sequence contains these proteins:
- a CDS encoding aspartic peptidase domain-containing protein, with protein sequence MYQFLLALLFVRMAFASSCDAEPLVLPLQDVQVLPDVSDTFMKGIPAEIGTPPQNIVLLPWTDLNNTWIYTDPFCKDSGIPNDESCQVRRGGIFNEEKSTSFTGARDIVKAGGVPNETFFKGGQYGVRNLVKSARGAIDKFTLEGSAELDKFAFGIPTSKWDDTYSTLSPLGLGRNSTYLNALRKAGKIGSRVWSIFWGRMWIKEPLDGSLVLGGYDEKKVIGKNYTAPLVYGDFDGSDGCWTGMKVTLTDVQINYLGGTNVSIFPKGTTLQCCIDPANHLLLEAPTPYIRNFESISGLKTNYSSSGLHWNALQTGLDKQFLADLTFHLDSGLKIRVPNNQYMIPSVDIASNGSRVSNTSKRDILITDIDDGPPILGRYFLTAAYLMVNHDAGTFTLWQANATRERSLVRVFDEETGKKCENTTGVIQPSASYTGAASESSRPDRGIGSNSGSLSGAVIGGAVVGAVAGAALIGLGITYFLIKRKRKADTYYFYPAHEELQRADIYEMDGNPRVDDESYMKAGIR